In the Pseudomonas sp. ADAK2 genome, one interval contains:
- the kdpB gene encoding potassium-transporting ATPase subunit KdpB yields the protein MTRQAFSLFDPKLITPAMLESVRKLSPRIQWRNPVMFVVYIGAIITSALWVQALRGQGEASSGFILAIALWLWFTVLFANFAEALAEGRSKAQAASLRDLKKETWAKKLREPHYGAEWQLAQSSGLCKGDVVVVEAGDLGDSIIPADGEVIEGAASVDESAITGESAPVIRECGGDFSAVTGGTRVLSDWIVVRVTTNPGETFVDRMIAMVENAKRQKTPNEIALSILLVALTIVFLGVTVTLLPFSLFGVAVAQAGTPVSITVLISLLVCLIPTTIAGLLSAVGVAGMSRMMEANVIATSGRAVEAAGDVDVLLLDKTGTITLGNRHASAFLPAPGIKEAELVDVAQLASLADETPEGRSIVVLAKQRFNLRERDIGALDAHFVHFSAQTRMSGVDMGARQLRKGAGEAILRHVQSLGGHFPDAVQTIVEDVARRGSTPLVVADGAKVLGVIELKDIVKGGIKERFVELRRMGIKTVMVTGDNRVTAAAIAAEAGVDDFLAEATPEQKLELIRRYQAEGRLVAMTGDGTNDAPALAQADVAVAMNSGTQAAKEAGNMVDLDSNPTKLIEVVETGKQMLMTRGSLTTFSIANDVAKYFAIVPAAFVTTYPSLAALNIMGLTSPNSAVLSAVIFNALIIIFLIPLALKGVKYRPVGAALLLRRNLLIYGLGGVVVPFIGIKIIDMALAAVGLV from the coding sequence ATGACCCGCCAAGCGTTCTCCTTGTTCGACCCCAAACTCATCACCCCAGCCATGCTCGAGTCGGTTCGTAAACTCAGCCCCAGAATCCAGTGGCGCAACCCGGTGATGTTCGTCGTCTACATCGGCGCAATCATCACCAGTGCCTTGTGGGTCCAGGCCTTGCGTGGACAGGGCGAGGCCAGCAGCGGATTCATCCTGGCGATTGCCTTGTGGCTGTGGTTCACCGTGCTGTTCGCCAACTTTGCCGAAGCCCTGGCCGAGGGTCGCAGCAAGGCCCAGGCCGCTTCGTTGCGCGACCTGAAAAAGGAAACATGGGCCAAAAAACTTCGCGAGCCGCACTACGGCGCCGAGTGGCAATTGGCGCAATCGAGCGGCTTGTGCAAAGGCGATGTGGTGGTGGTCGAGGCCGGCGATCTCGGCGACTCGATCATCCCCGCCGACGGCGAAGTGATCGAAGGCGCGGCCTCGGTGGATGAGTCGGCGATCACCGGCGAATCGGCGCCGGTGATTCGCGAATGTGGCGGCGACTTTTCGGCCGTGACCGGCGGCACCCGCGTGCTCTCGGACTGGATCGTGGTGCGCGTCACCACCAACCCCGGCGAAACCTTCGTCGACCGCATGATCGCCATGGTCGAGAACGCCAAACGGCAAAAAACCCCGAATGAAATCGCCCTCTCCATCCTCTTGGTGGCGCTGACTATCGTGTTCCTCGGCGTGACCGTGACGCTGCTGCCCTTCTCGCTGTTCGGAGTCGCGGTGGCCCAGGCTGGGACGCCGGTTTCCATTACCGTGCTGATTTCGCTGTTGGTGTGCCTGATCCCCACCACCATTGCTGGTTTGCTGTCGGCGGTCGGCGTGGCGGGCATGAGCCGCATGATGGAAGCCAATGTCATCGCCACCTCCGGCCGTGCGGTGGAGGCTGCCGGTGATGTGGACGTTCTGCTGCTCGACAAGACCGGCACCATCACCCTCGGCAATCGTCATGCCTCGGCGTTTTTACCGGCGCCGGGGATCAAGGAAGCGGAACTGGTGGACGTGGCGCAACTCGCCTCCCTGGCCGATGAAACCCCTGAAGGCCGCAGCATCGTGGTGCTGGCCAAACAACGTTTCAACCTGCGCGAACGCGATATCGGCGCACTTGACGCTCACTTCGTGCACTTCTCGGCCCAGACCCGCATGAGCGGCGTCGACATGGGCGCGCGTCAACTGCGCAAGGGCGCCGGTGAAGCGATCCTGCGCCATGTGCAAAGTCTCGGCGGCCACTTCCCCGACGCGGTGCAAACCATCGTCGAAGACGTGGCACGCCGGGGCAGTACGCCGCTGGTGGTGGCCGATGGCGCCAAGGTGTTGGGCGTGATCGAGCTCAAGGACATCGTCAAGGGCGGGATCAAGGAGCGTTTTGTCGAACTGCGGCGCATGGGGATCAAGACCGTGATGGTCACCGGCGACAACCGCGTCACTGCTGCGGCCATCGCCGCCGAGGCCGGGGTCGATGACTTTCTGGCGGAGGCCACGCCGGAGCAAAAACTCGAGCTGATCCGCCGCTACCAGGCCGAAGGTCGCTTGGTGGCGATGACCGGCGACGGTACCAACGACGCCCCGGCGCTGGCCCAGGCCGATGTCGCGGTGGCAATGAACTCAGGGACCCAAGCGGCGAAGGAAGCCGGGAACATGGTCGATCTGGACAGCAACCCGACGAAACTGATCGAGGTGGTGGAAACCGGTAAACAAATGCTGATGACCCGGGGCTCGCTGACCACGTTCTCGATTGCCAACGACGTGGCCAAGTATTTCGCCATCGTGCCAGCGGCGTTTGTCACCACTTATCCTTCGCTCGCGGCGCTGAACATCATGGGCCTGACCAGTCCGAATTCGGCGGTGCTGTCGGCGGTGATTTTTAATGCGCTGATCATCATTTTCCTGATTCCCCTGGCACTTAAAGGCGTCAAATACCGCCCGGTCGGCGCCGCCCTGTTGCTGCGGCGCAACCTGTTGATCTACGGGCTGGGCGGGGTTGTCGTTCCATTCATCGGCATCAAAATCATCGACATGGCCCTGGCCGCTGTCGGTCTGGTTTGA
- the kdpA gene encoding potassium-transporting ATPase subunit KdpA gives MTTQAWLLLGAFLLALGLLAWPLGRWLTTVMEGRFAFGARLESPLYRLAGVTPEAQMSWLQYALALILFNALGLLLVYALQRLQGVLPFNPQGFGAVTPDSSFNTAASFVTNTDWQGYGGESTMSYLTQMLALTVQNFLSAATGIVVAVALIRGFARHSASSIGNAWADLTRITLWVLLPLSLIFALFLVSQGAIQNLDPYKEVTTMEVMQYQAPVLNDAGQPKLDAQGSPVTVAANTDKQTIAMGPVASQEAIKMLGTNGGGFFNANSAHPYENPTALTNFLQLIAIFLIPTALCFVFGHVVGDIRQGWALLATMTIIFVIAVVAVTHYEQLGNPQFSSLGIDTAAGNMEGKELRFGISASSLFAAVTTAASCGAVNAMHDSFTPLGGAVPLILMQLGEVVFGGTGSGLYGMLVFAILAVFIAGLMIGRTPEYLGKKIEAYEMKMVAIAILVTPLLVLFGTAIAVMAEAGRLGIANPGAHGFSEILYALSSAANNNGSAFAGLSANTPFYNTMLAIVAWFGRFGVIVPVLAIAGSLAAKKRLAVTGGTMPTHGMLFVALLIGTVLLVGLLNYVPALALGPVVEHLNLIK, from the coding sequence ATGACCACCCAAGCCTGGCTCCTGCTCGGGGCCTTTTTGCTGGCGCTGGGGCTGTTGGCCTGGCCCCTCGGACGCTGGCTGACCACGGTGATGGAGGGCCGATTTGCTTTCGGTGCGCGCCTTGAATCGCCGCTGTATCGCCTGGCCGGGGTCACGCCCGAAGCGCAGATGAGTTGGCTGCAATACGCCCTCGCCCTGATCCTGTTCAACGCGCTGGGATTGCTGCTGGTCTACGCGCTGCAACGCTTGCAAGGCGTGCTGCCATTCAACCCGCAAGGCTTCGGCGCCGTGACGCCGGACTCCTCGTTCAACACCGCCGCCAGTTTCGTCACCAACACTGACTGGCAAGGTTATGGCGGTGAATCGACGATGAGCTACCTGACACAAATGCTCGCGCTGACTGTGCAGAATTTCCTCTCGGCGGCTACCGGCATCGTCGTGGCGGTGGCGCTGATTCGCGGCTTCGCCCGCCACAGCGCCAGCAGCATCGGCAATGCCTGGGCCGACCTGACTCGCATCACCTTGTGGGTGCTGCTGCCGCTGTCGCTGATCTTCGCGCTGTTCCTGGTCAGCCAGGGCGCCATCCAGAATCTTGACCCCTACAAGGAAGTCACGACGATGGAAGTCATGCAGTACCAGGCACCGGTATTGAACGACGCCGGCCAACCGAAGCTCGATGCCCAAGGCAGCCCCGTTACCGTGGCCGCCAACACCGACAAGCAGACCATCGCCATGGGCCCGGTCGCCTCGCAAGAAGCGATCAAGATGCTCGGCACCAATGGCGGCGGATTCTTCAATGCCAACTCGGCGCACCCTTACGAAAACCCCACCGCCCTGACCAATTTCTTGCAACTGATCGCGATCTTCCTGATCCCGACCGCGCTGTGCTTCGTCTTCGGCCACGTCGTCGGTGACATCCGCCAAGGCTGGGCGCTGCTGGCGACGATGACCATCATCTTCGTCATTGCGGTGGTCGCGGTCACTCACTACGAACAACTGGGCAATCCACAGTTTTCCTCGCTGGGCATCGACACGGCGGCGGGCAACATGGAGGGCAAGGAACTGCGCTTCGGCATCAGCGCCTCCAGCCTGTTCGCCGCCGTGACCACCGCCGCTTCCTGCGGTGCGGTCAACGCCATGCATGACTCGTTTACCCCACTGGGCGGCGCGGTGCCGCTGATATTGATGCAACTGGGCGAAGTGGTGTTCGGCGGCACCGGCTCGGGGCTGTACGGCATGTTGGTGTTCGCGATTCTTGCGGTGTTTATCGCCGGGTTGATGATCGGCCGCACCCCCGAATACCTGGGCAAGAAGATCGAAGCCTACGAGATGAAAATGGTCGCCATCGCGATTCTGGTGACGCCATTGCTGGTGCTGTTCGGCACCGCCATCGCGGTCATGGCCGAGGCCGGCCGGCTGGGGATCGCCAACCCGGGTGCCCACGGGTTTTCGGAAATCCTCTACGCCCTCTCCTCGGCCGCTAACAACAACGGCAGCGCCTTCGCCGGGTTGTCGGCCAACACGCCGTTCTACAACACGATGCTGGCGATCGTCGCCTGGTTCGGCCGCTTCGGCGTGATCGTGCCGGTGCTCGCCATCGCTGGCAGCCTGGCGGCGAAGAAACGCCTGGCGGTCACCGGCGGCACCATGCCCACCCACGGGATGCTGTTCGTGGCGCTGCTGATCGGCACGGTGTTGCTGGTCGGTTTGCTGAACTACGTGCCGGCGCTGGCGCTCGGGCCGGTCGTCGAACACCTCAACCTGATCAAGTGA
- the kdpF gene encoding K(+)-transporting ATPase subunit F produces the protein MTGFYLFGGIIAAGLLVYLVAALLFPEDFL, from the coding sequence ATGACCGGTTTCTATCTGTTCGGCGGCATCATCGCGGCCGGGTTGCTGGTGTACCTGGTCGCCGCGCTGCTGTTTCCGGAGGACTTCCTATGA
- the kdpC gene encoding potassium-transporting ATPase subunit KdpC, translated as MTTLLRPALTLLIVFSLLTGLAYPLVTTGIARLVFPHQAAGSLIERDGKTVGSLLIGQGFSDPKYFWSRPSATSPMPYNAQASSGSNLGPSNPALAEAIKGRIAALQAADPGNTATVPADLVYSSASGLDPQISLAAALYQAGRVARVRNLPVEKVRQLIGEYAQGTLLGFLGEPRVNVLALNLALDAAR; from the coding sequence ATGACCACTCTGTTGCGTCCGGCGTTGACCCTGTTGATTGTCTTTTCCCTGCTCACCGGTTTGGCTTATCCCTTGGTGACTACCGGCATTGCGCGGCTGGTGTTTCCGCATCAGGCCGCTGGCAGCCTGATCGAACGCGACGGCAAAACCGTGGGTTCGCTGTTGATCGGTCAGGGCTTCAGCGATCCGAAATACTTCTGGAGCCGCCCGTCTGCCACCAGCCCCATGCCCTATAACGCGCAAGCCTCCAGCGGTTCGAATCTTGGCCCGTCGAACCCGGCGTTGGCGGAGGCTATCAAGGGGCGGATCGCGGCGTTGCAAGCGGCCGATCCCGGCAACACCGCCACGGTGCCCGCCGACCTGGTCTACAGTTCCGCCAGTGGTCTTGATCCGCAGATCAGCCTCGCGGCCGCGTTGTATCAGGCCGGGCGCGTGGCGCGGGTGCGCAATCTGCCGGTCGAGAAGGTCCGGCAGCTTATCGGCGAGTATGCTCAAGGCACGCTGCTCGGGTTCCTCGGCGAACCCCGAGTCAACGTGCTGGCCCTGAACCTGGCGCTCGACGCCGCCCGCTGA
- a CDS encoding MFS transporter, which yields MTHPDQTLAVSEQRTPSVRWVLASLSLSMLLSSLGTSIANVGLPALAQVFGASFQQVQWIVLAYLLAITTLIVSVGRLGDLIGRRRLLLTGIALFTLASALCGLAPSLWLLIGARAVQGLGAAIMMALTMAFIGEVVPKARTGSAMGLLGTMSAMGTALGPSLGGVLIAGLGWQAMFLVNVPLGILTFSLAWLYLPADRRGQKRGGFDPVGTLVLALTLAAYALAMTLGRGSFGVLNVALLFVAFVGVGLFVFVESTVDSPLIRVAMFRDASLSGSLATNVFVSTVMMATLVVGPFYLSRGLGLNLAVVGVVMSIGPIISALSGIPAGRVVDRFGAPVMVIIGLIAMATGSIALSVLPALFGLAGYVAAIVILTPGYQLFQAANNTVVMQDVPAEQRGVMSGLLSLSRNLGLITGASVIGAVFAFASAATDLTTAAPEAVASGMCITFSVAAALIGAALVIALASRGRRA from the coding sequence ATGACTCACCCCGATCAGACCCTCGCTGTCAGCGAGCAACGGACACCTTCGGTGCGCTGGGTGCTCGCCAGCCTGTCGTTGTCGATGTTGCTGTCATCGCTGGGCACCAGCATCGCCAATGTTGGCTTGCCGGCGTTGGCACAGGTGTTCGGCGCATCGTTTCAGCAGGTGCAGTGGATCGTCCTCGCCTACCTGCTCGCCATTACCACCTTGATCGTCAGTGTCGGCCGGCTCGGCGACCTCATTGGCCGGCGACGCTTGCTGCTGACGGGCATCGCGCTGTTCACCCTGGCCTCAGCCTTGTGCGGCCTGGCGCCCTCGCTTTGGTTGTTGATCGGCGCCCGCGCCGTACAGGGCCTTGGCGCGGCGATCATGATGGCGCTGACCATGGCGTTTATCGGTGAGGTGGTGCCGAAGGCCCGGACCGGTAGCGCCATGGGTTTGCTGGGGACGATGTCGGCGATGGGCACCGCGCTCGGTCCATCCCTTGGCGGTGTGTTGATTGCCGGACTCGGCTGGCAGGCAATGTTCCTGGTCAACGTGCCGCTGGGGATTCTGACGTTTTCGCTCGCCTGGCTGTACCTGCCCGCCGATCGTCGAGGGCAGAAGCGTGGCGGTTTCGACCCTGTGGGCACGCTGGTACTCGCGCTGACACTCGCGGCCTACGCTCTCGCTATGACCCTTGGCCGGGGCAGTTTTGGTGTGCTCAATGTGGCGCTGTTGTTCGTGGCTTTTGTGGGCGTCGGCCTCTTCGTGTTCGTCGAGTCGACGGTGGATTCGCCGTTGATCCGTGTGGCGATGTTCCGCGATGCATCGCTGAGCGGCAGCCTCGCCACCAACGTATTCGTCTCGACGGTGATGATGGCGACGCTGGTGGTCGGGCCGTTCTACCTTTCACGCGGGCTCGGACTCAATCTGGCCGTGGTCGGTGTGGTGATGTCGATCGGCCCGATCATCTCCGCATTGAGCGGCATTCCGGCGGGGCGGGTGGTTGACCGGTTTGGCGCGCCGGTCATGGTCATCATCGGGCTGATCGCAATGGCGACGGGTTCGATTGCGCTGTCCGTGCTCCCCGCGTTATTTGGCCTGGCGGGTTATGTGGCGGCCATCGTCATCCTGACGCCCGGTTATCAACTGTTCCAGGCTGCCAACAACACAGTGGTGATGCAGGACGTACCGGCGGAGCAGCGTGGCGTGATGTCCGGTTTGCTCAGCCTGTCGCGCAATCTCGGGCTGATCACCGGTGCCTCGGTGATCGGCGCCGTGTTTGCCTTCGCGTCGGCGGCGACCGACCTGACGACGGCCGCCCCCGAAGCCGTCGCTAGCGGTATGTGCATTACATTTTCGGTAGCCGCCGCTTTGATCGGCGCTGCGCTCGTCATCGCGTTGGCGAGTCGTGGGCGCCGGGCCTGA
- a CDS encoding panthothenate synthetase: protein MKMLMTVEFPHEPFNTLVRAGKVGEIIGRVLESLKPETVYFTEQDGMRGGILLIDVQNASEIPRFSEPFFLNFQANCKFRIAMSPQDLQNAGLDALGKTWG, encoded by the coding sequence ATGAAAATGCTAATGACGGTCGAGTTCCCACACGAACCCTTCAACACGCTGGTGCGTGCCGGCAAAGTCGGTGAAATCATCGGGCGCGTGCTGGAAAGCCTGAAACCCGAGACGGTCTACTTCACTGAGCAGGACGGCATGCGCGGCGGGATTTTGCTGATCGATGTGCAGAACGCGTCCGAGATCCCGCGTTTTTCCGAACCGTTTTTTCTCAACTTCCAGGCCAACTGCAAATTCCGCATCGCCATGAGCCCTCAGGATCTGCAAAACGCCGGGCTGGATGCGCTCGGCAAAACCTGGGGCTGA
- the kdpD gene encoding two-component system sensor histidine kinase KdpD has protein sequence MAEQRPDPDQLLARIREEEAQAKRGRLKIFFGASAGVGKTYAMLAAAHTAKLQDIEVLIGVIETHGRAETQALTEGLELLPLKRILDKQRTVSEFDLDAALARAPGLILIDELAHSNAVGSRHPKRWQDVEELLSAGIDVWSTMNVQHLESLNDIVGGITGIRVWETVPDHVFDTADEVVIVDLPPDDLLQRLKEGKVYLAQQAERAVQNFFRKGNLIALRELALRRTADRVDSDMLQYRQSSAVKPVWGTRDSLLACIGPHEQAEKTVRSTARLAAQLNVPWHAVFVETPALQRLPEAKRRRVLATLKLAQDMGAQISTLAGQDIAEALVKYARMHNLSKVVLGRDERPRRKFWRQVLADRIGVLGADLDVIQVSLPASSQRPESQPETRESPILWSAYLWSAGICAVTTLIALPLAGVLEQANIVMLFLLAVVAVAVRFGRGPAVMAAFMSVGAFDFFFVSPRFSFAFADVQYLVTFVVMLVVALVIGQMTAGLTYQARVAQRREDRMRALYDMSRLLSAALLTEQVAEISAQFLSAEFGARSALLVADDNNKLLAPMVTGDAPQVDLAIAQWSFDKTEPAGYGTDTLPSSSTLYLPLSAPMRVRGILAVQPRDTTRLVVPEQRRLLDTCASLLAISLERIHYINVAQDTTVQMESERLRNSLLSAISHDLRTPLSVMVGLAEALKLTQPALTGEAAEIATAVGESALRMNTLVNNLLDMARLESGKVVLNRQWQPVEDVVGSALRAVQPILGGRLVHVALDDDLPPVRIDAVLIERILINLIENAVKYTPLATTINLGASATPDTIEVWVADEGPGLPQGHEEAIFSKFMRGKKESSIPGVGLGLAICRAIAQAHDGTIVGATRPEGGARFTLRLPRETPPVIESFAPQTDEEQP, from the coding sequence ATGGCCGAACAACGTCCTGACCCGGACCAACTACTGGCCCGGATTCGCGAAGAGGAAGCGCAAGCCAAACGCGGTCGGCTGAAGATATTTTTCGGCGCCAGCGCCGGGGTCGGCAAGACCTACGCCATGCTCGCCGCCGCCCATACTGCGAAGTTGCAGGACATCGAGGTGCTGATTGGCGTGATCGAAACCCACGGTCGCGCCGAAACCCAGGCCTTGACCGAAGGCCTTGAGCTGCTGCCGCTCAAGCGCATCCTCGACAAACAGCGCACCGTCAGCGAATTCGACCTCGACGCCGCCCTCGCCCGTGCCCCGGGCCTGATCCTGATCGACGAATTGGCCCACTCCAACGCCGTCGGCTCGCGGCATCCAAAACGCTGGCAAGACGTGGAAGAGTTGCTCAGCGCCGGGATCGATGTCTGGTCGACGATGAACGTCCAGCACCTGGAAAGCCTCAACGACATTGTCGGCGGCATCACCGGCATTCGCGTCTGGGAAACCGTGCCCGACCATGTGTTCGATACCGCCGACGAAGTGGTGATCGTCGACTTGCCGCCCGACGATCTGTTGCAGCGCTTGAAGGAAGGCAAGGTCTACCTGGCGCAACAGGCCGAGCGTGCGGTGCAGAATTTCTTCCGCAAAGGCAACCTGATCGCCCTGCGCGAACTGGCGCTGCGCCGCACCGCCGACCGGGTCGACAGCGACATGTTGCAGTACCGCCAAAGCAGCGCGGTGAAACCGGTGTGGGGCACCCGCGACTCGTTGCTCGCCTGTATCGGGCCCCATGAACAGGCGGAGAAAACCGTGCGTTCGACGGCGCGCCTGGCCGCTCAGTTGAATGTGCCGTGGCATGCGGTGTTTGTCGAAACCCCGGCCTTGCAGCGCCTGCCAGAAGCTAAGCGTCGTCGGGTGTTGGCAACCTTGAAACTGGCCCAGGACATGGGCGCGCAGATCTCGACCCTGGCGGGCCAGGACATTGCCGAAGCGCTGGTGAAATATGCGCGCATGCACAATCTGTCCAAGGTGGTGCTGGGACGTGACGAACGTCCTCGGCGTAAGTTTTGGCGCCAGGTGCTGGCGGATCGGATTGGTGTGCTGGGCGCGGATCTGGATGTGATTCAAGTGTCGTTGCCTGCTTCCAGCCAGCGCCCCGAGAGCCAGCCTGAAACCCGCGAAAGCCCGATCCTGTGGTCGGCGTATCTGTGGAGCGCCGGGATCTGTGCGGTGACGACGTTGATCGCCCTGCCGCTGGCAGGCGTACTCGAACAGGCCAATATCGTCATGCTGTTCCTGCTGGCGGTCGTCGCTGTTGCGGTGCGCTTTGGTCGTGGCCCGGCGGTGATGGCGGCGTTCATGTCCGTTGGCGCCTTCGATTTTTTCTTTGTCTCACCGCGTTTTTCCTTCGCGTTTGCCGATGTGCAGTACCTGGTGACCTTCGTCGTCATGTTGGTGGTCGCGTTGGTGATCGGGCAGATGACCGCCGGCCTGACGTACCAGGCGCGGGTGGCGCAACGGCGCGAAGACCGCATGCGCGCGCTCTACGATATGTCGCGCCTGCTGTCCGCCGCGTTGCTCACCGAACAGGTGGCCGAGATCAGCGCGCAGTTTCTGTCCGCCGAATTCGGCGCCCGCTCGGCCTTGCTGGTGGCCGATGACAACAACAAATTGCTGGCGCCGATGGTCACTGGCGATGCCCCGCAGGTCGATCTGGCGATTGCGCAGTGGTCATTCGATAAAACCGAGCCGGCCGGGTATGGCACCGACACCCTGCCCTCCAGTTCAACGCTGTACCTGCCGTTGTCGGCGCCGATGCGCGTGCGCGGCATCCTCGCCGTGCAGCCCCGGGACACGACGCGCTTGGTGGTGCCGGAACAGCGGCGTTTGCTCGATACCTGCGCCTCGTTGCTGGCCATCTCCCTCGAACGGATTCACTACATCAACGTGGCCCAGGACACGACCGTGCAAATGGAATCCGAGCGCTTGCGCAATTCGCTGCTGTCCGCCATTTCCCACGATCTGCGCACGCCGCTGTCGGTGATGGTCGGGCTCGCCGAAGCGCTCAAGCTGACCCAGCCAGCGCTGACCGGCGAAGCCGCCGAGATCGCCACGGCGGTGGGCGAATCGGCGCTGCGCATGAACACCTTGGTCAACAACCTGCTGGACATGGCGCGACTGGAGTCCGGCAAAGTGGTGTTGAATCGTCAGTGGCAACCGGTGGAAGACGTGGTCGGCAGTGCCTTGCGTGCGGTGCAGCCGATACTCGGTGGACGTTTGGTGCATGTCGCGCTGGATGATGATTTGCCGCCGGTGCGCATCGACGCAGTACTGATCGAACGCATCCTGATCAACCTGATTGAAAACGCCGTCAAATACACCCCACTTGCTACCACCATCAATCTGGGCGCCTCGGCGACACCGGACACAATCGAAGTGTGGGTCGCTGACGAAGGACCGGGGCTGCCCCAGGGTCACGAAGAAGCGATCTTCAGCAAATTCATGCGCGGTAAAAAGGAAAGTTCGATCCCCGGCGTCGGCCTGGGTTTGGCCATCTGCCGGGCCATCGCCCAGGCCCATGACGGCACCATTGTCGGCGCCACCCGGCCCGAAGGCGGCGCGCGCTTCACGTTGCGCCTGCCCCGCGAAACCCCGCCCGTCATCGAATCCTTCGCCCCGCAGACTGACGAGGAACAGCCATGA
- a CDS encoding LysR family transcriptional regulator produces the protein MSMPDLNLLITLDVLLAEGSVTRAAKRLRLSPSAMSRALARLRETTGDPLLVRAGRGLVPTPRALELRERVSQLVQDAEAVLRPVEQLNLQQLVRTFTVRTSDGFVETFGPALLARISEEAPGVRLLFVQKPNKDSTPLRDGTVDMETGVVGTSMAPELRAQALFRDRFIGVVRLEHPLSHGDITPARYAAGRHIGVSRRGPEKGPTAIDDALGVLGLEREIVTVVGGFSTALALVRSCDLIASVPERHTASLRTGLHSFALPVSIAPITVSLLWHPRLDADPAHRWLRGCIRDVCAEPLF, from the coding sequence ATGTCGATGCCCGATCTCAACTTGCTTATCACCCTGGACGTTCTGCTCGCAGAAGGCAGCGTCACGCGCGCCGCCAAGCGACTGCGGCTGAGCCCCTCGGCGATGAGCCGGGCCCTGGCGCGGTTGCGTGAAACCACTGGCGATCCGCTGCTGGTCCGGGCCGGGCGCGGCCTCGTGCCGACGCCCCGCGCGCTCGAATTGCGCGAACGGGTCAGTCAACTGGTGCAGGACGCCGAAGCGGTGCTGCGTCCCGTCGAGCAGCTGAATCTGCAGCAACTGGTGCGCACCTTCACCGTGCGCACCAGTGACGGTTTTGTCGAAACCTTCGGCCCGGCCCTGCTCGCGCGCATCAGCGAAGAAGCGCCGGGCGTGCGGCTGCTGTTCGTGCAGAAACCGAACAAGGACAGCACGCCATTGCGCGATGGCACCGTGGACATGGAAACCGGCGTGGTCGGAACGTCGATGGCGCCGGAGCTGCGAGCGCAGGCGTTGTTCCGCGACCGTTTCATCGGCGTGGTGCGCCTGGAGCATCCGTTGAGCCACGGCGACATCACCCCTGCCCGTTATGCCGCAGGCCGTCACATCGGCGTGTCGCGACGAGGCCCGGAGAAAGGCCCGACGGCGATTGATGATGCCTTGGGTGTGCTCGGGTTGGAGCGGGAGATCGTCACCGTCGTTGGCGGTTTCTCCACCGCCCTGGCGCTGGTTCGGTCGTGCGACCTGATCGCCAGTGTGCCGGAACGCCATACCGCCAGTTTGCGTACCGGCCTGCACAGTTTTGCCCTTCCCGTGTCCATCGCGCCGATCACCGTATCCCTGCTCTGGCACCCACGGCTCGACGCCGACCCGGCGCATCGCTGGTTGCGCGGGTGTATTCGGGATGTGTGTGCCGAGCCACTTTTCTAA
- a CDS encoding bifunctional helix-turn-helix transcriptional regulator/GNAT family N-acetyltransferase: MVRELGFMQATLAATDYPPSSVHTIVELGNRESLTAVELVALLGLEKSSVSRMVRKLIEAGEIEEVPNEQDARSKKLQLTEQGRQTLRAVDVFANQRVGAAMTHLSPAQQQAVSEGLGHYAVALQSQRLGTEPPKASLQIARGYRPGIIGRIVEMHACYYARVANFGQPFESLVASDMAELMGRLHNPRNEVWVALDGERIVGSIAIDGEGEEGGAVLRCFILDDSARGKGAGKRLLAEAIKFCDEWGFAATRLWTFKGLDAARKLYEDVGFTLQQEQDGEHWGGRITGQWFVRPGLGDSSA, translated from the coding sequence ATGGTGCGAGAGTTGGGTTTTATGCAGGCAACGCTGGCGGCGACCGATTATCCGCCGTCCTCCGTGCACACCATCGTGGAACTGGGCAACCGCGAATCGCTGACGGCGGTGGAACTGGTGGCGTTGCTCGGCCTGGAAAAATCCAGCGTCAGCCGCATGGTGCGCAAGCTCATCGAGGCCGGCGAAATCGAAGAAGTGCCGAACGAGCAGGACGCACGCTCGAAAAAACTGCAACTCACGGAACAGGGCCGGCAGACCTTGCGCGCGGTGGATGTCTTTGCCAACCAACGGGTCGGCGCCGCCATGACGCACTTGAGCCCGGCGCAACAACAGGCGGTGAGTGAAGGCCTGGGCCACTACGCGGTGGCCCTGCAATCTCAACGCCTGGGCACCGAACCGCCCAAAGCGTCGTTGCAGATCGCTCGGGGCTACCGTCCCGGCATCATCGGCCGCATCGTCGAAATGCATGCCTGCTACTACGCCAGAGTCGCGAACTTCGGTCAGCCATTCGAAAGCCTGGTCGCCTCCGACATGGCCGAACTGATGGGGCGCCTGCACAACCCGCGCAATGAGGTGTGGGTGGCGCTGGACGGCGAGCGCATCGTCGGTTCGATTGCCATCGATGGCGAAGGCGAAGAGGGGGGCGCGGTGCTGCGTTGTTTCATCCTGGACGACAGCGCGCGCGGCAAAGGCGCCGGCAAGCGCTTGCTGGCCGAAGCCATCAAGTTCTGTGACGAATGGGGGTTTGCGGCAACACGGCTGTGGACGTTCAAGGGCCTGGATGCGGCGCGCAAACTGTATGAAGACGTGGGGTTTACCTTGCAGCAGGAGCAAGACGGCGAACACTGGGGCGGGCGGATTACCGGGCAATGGTTTGTTCGACCTGGACTCGGTGACTCGTCAGCTTAA